From the genome of Opisthocomus hoazin isolate bOpiHoa1 chromosome 8, bOpiHoa1.hap1, whole genome shotgun sequence, one region includes:
- the RESF1 gene encoding LOW QUALITY PROTEIN: retroelement silencing factor 1 (The sequence of the model RefSeq protein was modified relative to this genomic sequence to represent the inferred CDS: deleted 1 base in 1 codon): MDWNVRPLQNTHAKKNLQSEDACYTQLLSDAPTFPQTSAYSSTNACTYAGNSQMMYLPTSNIAFAFGNAEGFKSSDQALPGSSVAGNNFFISKFSVERCPPSYVPVAPKPPNQTSRLQAEMTQTSWPTSNAYVYHLSKLPPPSSQVNTGNNLRNVLREPQYVTTNSYTVRPQIPQHNSMRTTMLYQSNVHSQYNSVSLGTSGQHVQNQIYHPNTQFNVLHSSNQNTEANVQLLQYQPSQMGSEAPSRCSAPSLLPANCDSRPAAQSSMGVPQAVQNVPNAYTLSQQMLPSEPKNAAGFNSVQQHCQKQQSGEVSQSVRNVCNSSGNVTANQPFSEMSVPSPAISKELYDIVQEMEALSSVPASKPLSNPASVQESQTSSLMNGAVNSQISSAAANERTITKDRIAWEAERLLTIKKKCVLLERMHRYRRKLLAAAERDKSTHPLPPSHQSTLANCLPWGPNQNVPPFPSETARTETPILNSSLEEGNDKNVGNAGNGGLEVTQSNPQVEQGSLSSSSAPVPSQSKLPAQLNNPQSTALSEQRDAYALASSEKPATSSSSASCFSQVESSIKNASKNVPANPKSSSFLQFVLSSTNVLKEKTAGATADKILTSLLCAEKPLVDTSVSGRSLLKDTCEKSAESLKGEQASMVHTNSPVSETTESGEAKFQSGVAQKKMPFIENTSLKQSTYSYSVEELAACLGLWRKHPSESVSVQNIQSNESPTANQISAYSQNTKNREQNNVLVSTDEAILPVTASVGQKLDTLSCNLLKSFELQVAVVSPLVLSEQRTQSEQADKCPTPAGKTYPGIDSGSTCSLQEEGKNGLSVVNIDKGTIDAVQSSPSDGVLVQKVDSHMQQTKLADGNRTVKNSVSANDSRDKNQGKASQSAQDGRENLQLGLQNKSSLPELGINSSSQINKDKQGTLETGHISTAVLKEQMFSISSVCTLVEGNTFYNPQIASIFKSVPETRALNGTSPEGNVSDPRQKEQWRDLHKNELSKNTPQRESLLQKVLDESSSCTSKAGEILDGTTTSHSGKESSGNPLKTISTSDQKMSFNASFKRPENDLEILASINQELAQNSLDFSISITAETNALTVPRDNSKQNYMSGRNSTDKEVNLFGAEPIKYLNSQLSELVKEFPYGIEGAGLLTKEPVQNSSVGERKENQPPKEAPICDKNSCLKDPVDQIKIAMLSSDQMQELFPERNRCAASDSKTVASQQSEAASAEKENLEGSVQPSQSLCEKTETPQDPSNPRKEKKDDCSLMDLLSVACKMPQCPSNFGTSGSEKNDDQLSKAVCASPAERQENSSKSDTGMKNDCAAGNLPASEKIPKSVSKNKTDVCKYTSVTNKKAKLKVNNECKPLATQQEKTGPLNSPEDQDVDQSKRSSWKEELQIDRGTPLAGKELNSDKKEHQAVSEGLSEKTGHTDADNMTKSSKKKEGVVKTQPLSKEKAKTGLAMKSKTDVDKCTKSETVEIKHAEVNEGHKINTCEEKAEEWNWRKQKEILGQNVGIHIKEKTKLSAERKLKKLNSYRADAVKFPNFGSVDFKSRNHKYSQHSSMKVHPLQEQSYKRKRKENMIGKRDPKKAKVEEERTQQSEARSSKQLSQNCMRNADKAKTLNGENGWKPKSSLADRSVLKRQRKRARSSTISKNYFPNKERHLDGQNKDKCSEKMFPDKNLLYLNRRNNRLKLHLQKEPKKHYLNRVAFKRMAQERIYLTKLETSPVRPVWHTKSKSSQKSPDAKRDASVSEVEKSCKVEVLEFKLCPEILFRNPATDEESLAAKNSLGREKAVVAGVKSKKEDWLKFGPVKQKKLEEISTAEDSIPLDTAIQILDGEGEALHIPIKDSKGMFQTYRKMYLEKRCKSLESTPVSDLTQYHWGKPCQR; encoded by the exons atgGACTGGAATGTAAGACCACTCCAGAACACTCATGCAAAAAAGAACCTGCAAAGTGAAGATGCATGTTACACTCAGTTGCTTTCTGATGCACCTACTTTTCCTCAGACAAGTGCCTATTCCTCTACAAATGCGTGCACTTATGCTGGAAATAGCCAAATGATGTATCTGCCGACAAGCAATATTGCCTTTGCTTTTGGAAATGCTGAAGGATTCAAATCTTCAGATCAGGCCTTACCAGGATCATCTGTAGCtggtaataatttttttatctCAAAATTCTCAGTAGAGCGATGTCCACCATCTTACGTACCAGTAGCTCCAAAACCTCCCAATCAGACATCACGTTTACAGGCAGAGATGACTCAGACTTCTTGGCCAACCTCTAATGCCTATGTTTATCACCTTAGCAAATTACCTCCCCCGTCATCTCAAGTGAACACTGGAAATAACCTGAGAAATGTACTTCGGGAACCTCAGTATGTCACCACAAACAGTTACACTGTGCGGCCACAAATACCGCAGCATAATTCTATGAGAACGACAATGTTATATCAAAGTAACGTGCATTCCCAGTATAATTCTGTATCTCTTGGTACATCCGGGCAACATGTCCAAAACCAAATATATCATCCCAACACTCAGTTTAATGTTTTACACTCATCGAATCAAAATACTGAAGCAAATGTACAGCTGCTACAGTATCAACCGAGTCAGATGGGATCAGAAGCTCCTAGCAGATGTTCTGCACCATCTTTGTTGCCTGCCAATTGCGATTCAAGACCTGCAGCACAATCTTCCATGGGTGTACCGCAGGCAGTGCAAAATGTGCCTAATGCATACACCCTTAGCCAGCAGATGCTCCCATCAGAGCCGAAAAATGCTGCTGGTTTTAACAGTGTTCAGCAACACTGTCAGAAACAGCAATCTGGAGAAGTCAGTCAATCGGTTAGGAATGTCTGTAATTCCAGTGGAAACGTGACAGCAAATCAGCCTTTTAGTGAAATGTCTGTGCCGTCCCCTGCCATTTCCAAAGAACTGTATGATATTGTGCAAGAAATGGAAGCTCTTTCTTCGGTGCCTGCTTCAAAACCACTGAGTAATCCTGCTTCAGTTCAAGAAAGCCAGACTAGTAGTTTAATGAATGGGGCTGTTAATTCTCAAATTTCATCAGCAGCAGCAAATGAAAGAACAATTACGAAGGACAGAATAGCTTGGGAAGCTGAAAGGCTgctcactattaaaaaaaaatgcgtCCTGCTTGAAAGGATGCATCGTTATAGAAGAAAACTCTTAGCAGCTGCAGAACGTGACAAAAGTACTCACCCACTTCCTCCAAGTCATCAAAGTACTCTTGCTAATTGTCTTCCATGGGGGCCCAACCAAAATGTACCACCTTTCCCATCTGAAACAGCGAGGACAGAGACTCCAATACTTAACTCTTCACTCGAAGAAGGAAACGACAAAAATGTCGGCAATGCTGGCAACGGAGGATTAGAGGTGACTCAAAGTAACCCTCAGGTGGAGCAGGGAAGCCTTTCATCAAGCTCTGCTCCTGTTCCCTCTCAGAGCAAACTCCCAGCTCAGTTAAATAATCCTCAGAGCACTGCCCTCTCGGAACAAAGGGATGCATATGCCTTGGCCTCTTCTGAAAAACCTGCGACGTCCTCGAGCAGTGCTTCATGTTTTAGTCAAGTGGAGAGCTCTATCAAAAATGCCTCAAAGAATGTGCCAGCTAACCCCAAGAGCTCATCATTTCTTCAGTTTGTATTGAGCAGCACAAATGTATTGAAGGAGAAGACAGCTGGTGCTACCGCTGATAAAATACTGACTAGTCTCCTGTGTGCTGAGAAACCACTGGTAGATACATCTGTCTCGGGTAGAAGCTTACTAAAAGACACTTGTGAGAAGAGCGCGGAAAGTCTGAAAGGTGAGCAGGCATCTATGGTTCACACAAACTCTCCTGTATCAGAAACAACTGAATCTGGTGAAGCTAAATTCCAGAGTGGTGTAGCTCAGAAGAAAATGCCATTTATTGAAAATACGTCTTTAAAACAGAGCACTTACAGTTACTCTGTGGAAGAGCTAGCTGCATGCCTGGGCTTGTGGAGGAAACATCCGTCGGAATCTGTAAGTGTGCAAAATATCCAGTCAAATGAAAGCCCCACAGCAAATCAGATTTCAGCGTACagccaaaacacaaaaaatagaGAACAAAATAATGTTCTGGTTAGTACAGATGAAGCAATTTTGCCCGTAACTGCTTCTGTAGGACAAAAACTTGACACGTTGAGTTGCAATTTGTTGAAAAGTTTTGAACTCCAGGTTGCGGTTGTCTCTCCTTTAGTACTTTCTGAACAGAGAACACAGAGTGAGCAGGCAGACAAATGTCCAACACCTGCAGGTAAAACCTATCCAGGGATTGACTCAGGAAGCACGTGTAGCTtgcaagaagaggggaaaaatggTTTAAGTGTGGTAAATATTGATAAAGGAACAATCGACGCTGTTCAGTCCTCACCCAGCGATGGAGTTCTGGTACAGAAAGTGGACTCACATATGCAACAGACCAAATTAGCTGATGGAAACAGGACAGTAAAAAACAGTGTGAGTGCAAATGATTCACGTGATAAAAACCAAGGGAAAGCCAGTCAATCTGCACAAGATGGCAGAGAAAATCTGCAGCTTGGATTACAAAACAAGTCTTCTCTTCCTGAATTGGGCATAAATTCTTCCAGTCAAATCAATAAAGACAAGCAAGGTACATTAGAGACTGGACATATATCCACAGCTGTGTTGAAAGAACAGATGTTTTCTATTTCTAGTGTATGTACTCTTGTTGAAGGTAATACATTCTATAATCCGCAAATAGCAAGTATCTTCAAGTCAGTCCCTGAGACACGTGCGTTAAATGGTACCTCACCAGAAGGAAATGTGTCTGACCCAAGGCAAAAGGAGCAATGGCGAGACTTGCATAAAAACGAGCTGAGCAAGAACACTCCCCAAAGAGAGAGCTTGCTGCAAAAGGTGTTGGATGAATCGTCAAGCTGCACAAGTAAAGCAGGTGAGATTTTGGATGGTACCACAACTAGTCATTCAGGGAAAGAAAGCAGTGGCAATCCTCTTAAAACAATTTCTACCTCAGACcaaaaaatgtcatttaatgCATCTTTCAAGCGCCCTGAAAATGACTTAGAAATTCTTGCTAGTATAAACCAGGAGTTAGCTCAAAATTCGCTAGATTTCTCGATCAGCATAACTGCTGAAACAAATGCGCTCACTGTTCCAAGAGACAACAGTAAACAAAACTACATGTCTGGTAGAAACAGCACAGACAAAGAAGTGAACCTTTTTGGAGCAGAACCTATTAAATATCTAAACAGTCAGCTGTCTGAACTAGTGAAAGAGTTTCCATATGGCATTGAAGGTGCTGgtttgctaacaaaagaaccagTACAAAATTCTTCTGTGGGTGAGCGGAAGGAGAATCAACCTCCAAAAGAGGCTCCAATTTGTGACAAGAATTCTTGTTTGAAGGACCCAGTAGACCAGATAAAAATTGCAATGTTAAGCTCGGATCAAATGCAAGAACTGTTTCCTGAACGCAACCGGTGTGCCGCTAGTGACAGCAAGACAGTAGCCAGTCAACAGTCAGAAGCGGCTTCAGCTGAGAAGGAGAACCTCGAAGGCAGTGTTCAGCCTAGTCAGAGTTTGTGTGAGAAGACAGAAACCCCCCAAGACCCCTCCAaccccaggaaagaaaaaaaagatgattgtTCTTTAATGGATTTGCTGTCTGTAGCATGCAAAATGCCACAGTGCCCCTCTAACTTTGGAACGTCTGGTTCGGAGAAAAATGACGATCAGCTTTCAAAAGCTGTATGTGCTAGCCCTGCAGAGAGGCAAGAAAACAGCAGTAAATCTGACACCGGAATGAAGAACGACTGTGCAGCGGGAAACCTGCCAGCTTCCGAAAAAATCCCAAAGAGTGttagcaaaaataaaacagacGTTTGCAAATACACCTCTGTAACGAACAAAAAAGCTAAGCTAAAGGTGAATAATGAATGCAAACCACTTGcaacacaacaggaaaaaactgGACCACTGAATTCCCCTGAAGACCAGGATGTTGATCAATCGAAAAGGAGCAGCTGGAAGGAAGAGCTGCAGATTGACAGAGGAACCCCACTGGCAGGCAAAGAGTTGAATTCTGACAAAAAAGAACATCAGGCAGTCTCGGAAGGCTTGTCAGAGAAAACTGGTCATACGGACGCAGACAATATGACCAAGTCATCCAAAAAGAAAGAGGGAGTTGTCAAAACGCAGCCCCTTTCAAAAGAGAAAGCCAAAACAGGTTTGGCCATGAAATCCAAAACAGATGTTGATAAATGTACAAAGTCAGAAACTGTTGAAATTAAGCATGCTGAAGTCAACGAAGGACACAAAATTAACACCTGtgaagagaaagctgaagaaTGGAACTGGAGGAAGCAAAAGGAGATACTTGGGCAAAATGTAGGAATTCACATCAAAGAGAAAACCAAATTATCAGCAgagagaaaacttaaaaagctgAACAGTTATCGTGCTGATGCTGTAAAGTTCCCAAATTTTGGCAGTGTAGACTTTAAGTCAAGAAACCACAAATATTCCCAGCATAGCTCTATGAAAGTTCATCCTTTGCAGGAGCAGTCATACAAacggaaaaggaaggaaaatatgaTTGGGAAGAGAGACCCAAAGAAAGCAAaggtggaagaggaaagaacgcaACAATCTGAAGCAAGGAGTTCCAAGCAGCTTTCACAGAATTGCATGAGAAATGCTGACAAAGCTAAAACGCTGAATGGAGAAAATGGCTGGAAACCGAAGAGTTCGTTAGCGGATCGCTCGGTGCTTAAACGACAGAGAAAAAGGGCTCGATCTTCTACCATCTCTAAAAACTACTTTCCTAACAAAGAGAGACACTTGGACGGTCAGAACAAAGACAAGTGCTCTGAGAAAATGTTTCCTGATAAAAACCTGCTGTACTTAAATAGAAGAAATAACAGATTAAAATTGCATCTTCAAAAGGAGCCGAAAAAACACTACCTGAACAGAGTTGCATTTAAACGTATGGCACAGGAGCGCATATATCTGACAAAATTAGAGACGTCACCTGTCAGACCTGTCTGGCATACAAAGTCCAAGTCGTCCCAGAAGAGCCCAGATGCAAAAAGAGATGCTTCTGTCTCAGAGGTTGAGAAATCCTGTAAAGTGGAAGTACTGGAATTTAAGCTGTGTCCAGAGATACTGTTCAGAAATCCAGCCACTGATGAAGAAAGCTTAGCTGCAAAGAATTCCCTGGGAAGAGAGAAAGCCGTTGTGGCAG GTGTCAAGAGTAAAAAAGAAGATTGGTTAAAATTTGGTCCTGTGAAGCAGAAAAAACTGGAAGAGATCTCTACAG CTGAGGACAGTATTCCGCTTGATACAGCTATACAGATCCTGGATGGAGAGGGTGAGGCTCTGCACATTCCAATCAAAGACTCAAAAGGGATGTTTCAGACTTACAGGAAAATGTATctggaa aaaagatgcaaaagccTTGAGAGCACTCCTGTATCAGATCTGACTCAGTATCACTGGGGAAAACCATGCCAACGCTAA